A region of Falco peregrinus isolate bFalPer1 chromosome 13, bFalPer1.pri, whole genome shotgun sequence DNA encodes the following proteins:
- the IGBP1 gene encoding immunoglobulin-binding protein 1 → MAEGAGAGLRLAELLAAGRRLWEEVETGAEPSSGAPAVQDKVRQGLDALQRAAAMVAQLDLFSENEELEEIASADLKYLLLPALLGALTLKQVDLSRRLEHLESARAHFWRFLKLCRSYGLGSFHLPPAATSPPGEEDAGSPSPGGPAAAQPSLVAMASSRQAKIERYKQRKELENRLASMRSFVESGQADEDQMREFYILQIQKWINTSLEEIESIDQEMVILRSRGTGKQSSAPPHATSRQVRAPLKPFILTRDAAQAKVFGAGYPGLPTMTVDDWYEQRRRQGVVSGQGAPQRTPGITDEELQKQQQEKKEEDDDEEALQKARNWDDWKDTHPRGYGNRQNVG, encoded by the exons ATGGCGGagggggccggcgcggggctgcggctgGCGGAGCTGCTGGCGGCGGGCCGGCGGCTCTGGGAGGAGGTGGAGACCGGCGCCGAGCCGTCCTCGGGGGCCCCGGCCGTGCAGGATAAGGTGCGGCAGGGGTTGGACGCGCTGCAGCGGGCGGCCGCCATGGTGGCGCAGCTGGATCTGTTCAG CGAGAacgaggagctggaggagatcGCCTCGGCCGACCTGAAGTACCTGCTGCTGCCCGCCTTGTTGGGGGCCCTGACGCTGAAGCAGGTTGAcctgagcaggaggctggagcacctggaGAGCGCCCGGGCCCACTTCTGGCGCTTCCTCAAACTCTGCAGGAGCTACGGGCTGGGCAGCTTCCACCTGCCCCCTGCCGCCACCAGCCCCCCTGGAGAGGAAGATGCCGGGAGCCCCTCCCCGGGGGGCcccgctgctgcccagcccagcctggtggCCATGGCGTCCAGTAGGCAAGCCAAAATCGAAAG ATATAAGCAGAGGAAGGAACTGGAGAACAGGCTGGCCTCTATGAGAAGCTTTGTGGAGAGTGGGCAAGCAGATGAGGATCAGATGCGGGAATTTTACATACTACAAATCCAGAAATGGATCAACACCAGCCTGGAGGAAATCGAGAGTATTGACCAAGAAATGGTCATCTTGAGGAGCAGAGGTACAGGGAAACAG TCTTCAGCACCACCACACGCTACTTCTCGGCAAGTCAGGGCTCCGCTGAAACCTTTCATTCTTACCCGGGATGCTGCTCAGGCGAA AGTGTTTGGTGCTGGATACCCTGGCCTGCCTACTATGACTGTGGATGACTGGTATGAGCAGCGCAGGAGGCAGGGAGTCGTGTCTGGTCAGGGTGCGCCTCAGAGAACACCAG GTATAACTGATGAAGagttgcagaagcagcagcaggagaaaaaagaggaggatGATGATGAGGAAGCTCTTCAAAAAGCTCGAAACTGGGATGACTGGAAAGATACACACCCAAGAGGCTATGGCAACCGGCAGAATGTGGGCTGA
- the LOC106112271 gene encoding protein Wnt-11b-like isoform X3: MGHPTAAAVLLCHLGLSTAIQWLGLTESSSGVAWNESHHCRLLAGLVPDQFQMCRRNLEVMHSIVRAARRTKSVCQKTFADMRWNCSSIQHAPSFGPDLLKGTRESAFVYALAAAAVTHSIAQACSSGELPLCSCGSVPSEVPGLDFRWGGCGDNLHYGLQLGSAFADSPLKSSKLGTQALKAMNLHNNVVGRQVLSDSLDTKCKCHGVSGSCSVKTCWKGLPNLDEIASDLKSKYLAAVRVTHRLIGPRKQLIPKGMDVRPVKETDLVYLISSPDYCTLNLHLGSLGTHDRQCNKTSVGSDSCNLMCCGRGYNTYTEEVVERCHCKYHWCCYVMCKKCQRKVERYVCK; the protein is encoded by the exons ATGGGTCACCCCACGGCCGCTGCCGTGCTGCTCTGCCATCTGGGGCTCTCCACGGCCATCCAGTGGCT CGGGCTGACCGAGAGCAGTAGCGGGGTGGCCTGGAATGAAAGCCACCACTGccggctgctggctgggctggtgccCGACCAGTTCCAGATGTGCCGCAGGAACCTGGAGGTCATGCACAGCATCGTCCGGGCTGCCCGCCGGACCAAGAGCGTCTGCCAGAAGACCTTCGCAGACATGAGGTGGAACTGCTCCTCCATCCAGCATGCCCCCAGCTTCGGCCCTGACCTGCTGAAAG gAACCAGGGAATCCGCCTTTGTCTACGCCCTGGCTGCCGCTGCCGTCACACACTCCATCGCCCAAGCCTGCAGCTCAGGAGagctccctctctgctcctgcGGCTCTGTCCCCTCCGAGGTCCCCGGGCTGGACTTCAgatggggtggctgtggggacaacCTGCACTACGGCCTCCAGCTTGGCTCCGCTTTTGCTGACAGTCCTTTAAAATCCAGCAAGTTGGGGACACAAGCGCTCAAGGCCATGAATCTGCATAACAACgtggtgggcaggcag GTGCTGAGTGACTCCCTAGATACCAAGTGTAAATGCCATGGTGTTTCAGGCTCCTGTTCGGTGAAGACCTGCTGGAAGGGACTGCCAAACCTAGATGAAATTGCCTCTGACCTCAAGTCCAAGTACCTGGCAGCCGTCAGGGTGACCCACCGGCTCATAGGGCCCAGGAAGCAGCTGATACCCAAAGGAATGGATGTCAGGCCAGTGAAAGAGACGGATCTAGTTTATCTCATCAGCTCTCCCGACTACTGCACACTGAATCTCCACCTGGGGTCTCTGGGGACACATGATAG GCAGTGCAACAAGACCTCCGTGGGCAGTGACAGTTGCAACCTGATGTGCTGTGGCCGTGGCTACAACACCTACACGGAGGAGGTGGTGGAGAGGTGTCACTGCAAGTATCACTGGTGCTGCTACGTGATGTGCAAGAAGTGTCAGCGGAAGGTGGAGAGATACGTCTGTAAATAA
- the LOC106112271 gene encoding protein Wnt-11b-like isoform X1, whose product MLPGTPLQQGSHPQPVGCGKSWPGSTTCLLAKTSVLHDSVPSPPASPQPGAVIITRCFHSLPGQRMWLFMRLLALLKMPEVENAMALVSTPCQGVKGYAASKHLVGGRARPDAPQLPTLQPVISSSVPSGLTESSSGVAWNESHHCRLLAGLVPDQFQMCRRNLEVMHSIVRAARRTKSVCQKTFADMRWNCSSIQHAPSFGPDLLKGTRESAFVYALAAAAVTHSIAQACSSGELPLCSCGSVPSEVPGLDFRWGGCGDNLHYGLQLGSAFADSPLKSSKLGTQALKAMNLHNNVVGRQVLSDSLDTKCKCHGVSGSCSVKTCWKGLPNLDEIASDLKSKYLAAVRVTHRLIGPRKQLIPKGMDVRPVKETDLVYLISSPDYCTLNLHLGSLGTHDRQCNKTSVGSDSCNLMCCGRGYNTYTEEVVERCHCKYHWCCYVMCKKCQRKVERYVCK is encoded by the exons ATGCTCCCTGGcacccccctgcagcagggatCTCATCCACAACCTGTGGGATGTGGCAAGAGCTGGCCAGGGAGCACAACCTGTCTCCTTGCCAAGACGTCAGTGCTACATGACAGTGTGCCATCACCACCTGCGTCACCACAACCTGGTGCTGTCATCATAACCAGGTGCTTTCACAGCCTCCCAGGCCAAAGGATGTGGCTCTTCATGCGGTTGCTCG CTCTCCTGAAGATGCCAGAGGTGGAGAATGCCATGGCTCTGGTCTCTACGCCTTGCCAGGGCGTGAAGGGGTATGCAGCATCCAAGCACTTAGTGGGGGGACGTGCCAGACCTGATGCCCCGCAGCTCCCCACCCTTCAGCCGGTCATCTCTTCATCAGTTCCCAG CGGGCTGACCGAGAGCAGTAGCGGGGTGGCCTGGAATGAAAGCCACCACTGccggctgctggctgggctggtgccCGACCAGTTCCAGATGTGCCGCAGGAACCTGGAGGTCATGCACAGCATCGTCCGGGCTGCCCGCCGGACCAAGAGCGTCTGCCAGAAGACCTTCGCAGACATGAGGTGGAACTGCTCCTCCATCCAGCATGCCCCCAGCTTCGGCCCTGACCTGCTGAAAG gAACCAGGGAATCCGCCTTTGTCTACGCCCTGGCTGCCGCTGCCGTCACACACTCCATCGCCCAAGCCTGCAGCTCAGGAGagctccctctctgctcctgcGGCTCTGTCCCCTCCGAGGTCCCCGGGCTGGACTTCAgatggggtggctgtggggacaacCTGCACTACGGCCTCCAGCTTGGCTCCGCTTTTGCTGACAGTCCTTTAAAATCCAGCAAGTTGGGGACACAAGCGCTCAAGGCCATGAATCTGCATAACAACgtggtgggcaggcag GTGCTGAGTGACTCCCTAGATACCAAGTGTAAATGCCATGGTGTTTCAGGCTCCTGTTCGGTGAAGACCTGCTGGAAGGGACTGCCAAACCTAGATGAAATTGCCTCTGACCTCAAGTCCAAGTACCTGGCAGCCGTCAGGGTGACCCACCGGCTCATAGGGCCCAGGAAGCAGCTGATACCCAAAGGAATGGATGTCAGGCCAGTGAAAGAGACGGATCTAGTTTATCTCATCAGCTCTCCCGACTACTGCACACTGAATCTCCACCTGGGGTCTCTGGGGACACATGATAG GCAGTGCAACAAGACCTCCGTGGGCAGTGACAGTTGCAACCTGATGTGCTGTGGCCGTGGCTACAACACCTACACGGAGGAGGTGGTGGAGAGGTGTCACTGCAAGTATCACTGGTGCTGCTACGTGATGTGCAAGAAGTGTCAGCGGAAGGTGGAGAGATACGTCTGTAAATAA
- the LOC106112271 gene encoding protein Wnt-11b-like isoform X2 → MFLHPEQRHMYPLCDPTALLKMPEVENAMALVSTPCQGVKGYAASKHLVGGRARPDAPQLPTLQPVISSSVPSGLTESSSGVAWNESHHCRLLAGLVPDQFQMCRRNLEVMHSIVRAARRTKSVCQKTFADMRWNCSSIQHAPSFGPDLLKGTRESAFVYALAAAAVTHSIAQACSSGELPLCSCGSVPSEVPGLDFRWGGCGDNLHYGLQLGSAFADSPLKSSKLGTQALKAMNLHNNVVGRQVLSDSLDTKCKCHGVSGSCSVKTCWKGLPNLDEIASDLKSKYLAAVRVTHRLIGPRKQLIPKGMDVRPVKETDLVYLISSPDYCTLNLHLGSLGTHDRQCNKTSVGSDSCNLMCCGRGYNTYTEEVVERCHCKYHWCCYVMCKKCQRKVERYVCK, encoded by the exons ATGTTTTTACATCCTGAGCAAAGACACATGTACCCGCTTTGTGATCCGACAGCTCTCCTGAAGATGCCAGAGGTGGAGAATGCCATGGCTCTGGTCTCTACGCCTTGCCAGGGCGTGAAGGGGTATGCAGCATCCAAGCACTTAGTGGGGGGACGTGCCAGACCTGATGCCCCGCAGCTCCCCACCCTTCAGCCGGTCATCTCTTCATCAGTTCCCAG CGGGCTGACCGAGAGCAGTAGCGGGGTGGCCTGGAATGAAAGCCACCACTGccggctgctggctgggctggtgccCGACCAGTTCCAGATGTGCCGCAGGAACCTGGAGGTCATGCACAGCATCGTCCGGGCTGCCCGCCGGACCAAGAGCGTCTGCCAGAAGACCTTCGCAGACATGAGGTGGAACTGCTCCTCCATCCAGCATGCCCCCAGCTTCGGCCCTGACCTGCTGAAAG gAACCAGGGAATCCGCCTTTGTCTACGCCCTGGCTGCCGCTGCCGTCACACACTCCATCGCCCAAGCCTGCAGCTCAGGAGagctccctctctgctcctgcGGCTCTGTCCCCTCCGAGGTCCCCGGGCTGGACTTCAgatggggtggctgtggggacaacCTGCACTACGGCCTCCAGCTTGGCTCCGCTTTTGCTGACAGTCCTTTAAAATCCAGCAAGTTGGGGACACAAGCGCTCAAGGCCATGAATCTGCATAACAACgtggtgggcaggcag GTGCTGAGTGACTCCCTAGATACCAAGTGTAAATGCCATGGTGTTTCAGGCTCCTGTTCGGTGAAGACCTGCTGGAAGGGACTGCCAAACCTAGATGAAATTGCCTCTGACCTCAAGTCCAAGTACCTGGCAGCCGTCAGGGTGACCCACCGGCTCATAGGGCCCAGGAAGCAGCTGATACCCAAAGGAATGGATGTCAGGCCAGTGAAAGAGACGGATCTAGTTTATCTCATCAGCTCTCCCGACTACTGCACACTGAATCTCCACCTGGGGTCTCTGGGGACACATGATAG GCAGTGCAACAAGACCTCCGTGGGCAGTGACAGTTGCAACCTGATGTGCTGTGGCCGTGGCTACAACACCTACACGGAGGAGGTGGTGGAGAGGTGTCACTGCAAGTATCACTGGTGCTGCTACGTGATGTGCAAGAAGTGTCAGCGGAAGGTGGAGAGATACGTCTGTAAATAA
- the LOC106112271 gene encoding protein Wnt-11b-like isoform X4: MLPGTPLQQGSHPQPVGCGKSWPGSTTCLLAKTSVLHDSVPSPPASPQPGAVIITRCFHSLPGQRMWLFMRLLALLKMPEVENAMALVSTPCQGVKGYAASKHLVGGRARPDAPQLPTLQPVISSSVPSGLTESSSGVAWNESHHCRLLAGLVPDQFQMCRRNLEVMHSIVRAARRTKSVCQKTFADMRWNCSSIQHAPSFGPDLLKGTRESAFVYALAAAAVTHSIAQACSSGELPLCSCGSVPSEVPGLDFRWGGCGDNLHYGLQLGSAFADSPLKSSKLGTQALKAMNLHNNVVGRQAPVR, encoded by the exons ATGCTCCCTGGcacccccctgcagcagggatCTCATCCACAACCTGTGGGATGTGGCAAGAGCTGGCCAGGGAGCACAACCTGTCTCCTTGCCAAGACGTCAGTGCTACATGACAGTGTGCCATCACCACCTGCGTCACCACAACCTGGTGCTGTCATCATAACCAGGTGCTTTCACAGCCTCCCAGGCCAAAGGATGTGGCTCTTCATGCGGTTGCTCG CTCTCCTGAAGATGCCAGAGGTGGAGAATGCCATGGCTCTGGTCTCTACGCCTTGCCAGGGCGTGAAGGGGTATGCAGCATCCAAGCACTTAGTGGGGGGACGTGCCAGACCTGATGCCCCGCAGCTCCCCACCCTTCAGCCGGTCATCTCTTCATCAGTTCCCAG CGGGCTGACCGAGAGCAGTAGCGGGGTGGCCTGGAATGAAAGCCACCACTGccggctgctggctgggctggtgccCGACCAGTTCCAGATGTGCCGCAGGAACCTGGAGGTCATGCACAGCATCGTCCGGGCTGCCCGCCGGACCAAGAGCGTCTGCCAGAAGACCTTCGCAGACATGAGGTGGAACTGCTCCTCCATCCAGCATGCCCCCAGCTTCGGCCCTGACCTGCTGAAAG gAACCAGGGAATCCGCCTTTGTCTACGCCCTGGCTGCCGCTGCCGTCACACACTCCATCGCCCAAGCCTGCAGCTCAGGAGagctccctctctgctcctgcGGCTCTGTCCCCTCCGAGGTCCCCGGGCTGGACTTCAgatggggtggctgtggggacaacCTGCACTACGGCCTCCAGCTTGGCTCCGCTTTTGCTGACAGTCCTTTAAAATCCAGCAAGTTGGGGACACAAGCGCTCAAGGCCATGAATCTGCATAACAACgtggtgggcaggcag GCTCCTGTTCGGTGA